In Aedes albopictus strain Foshan chromosome 3, AalbF5, whole genome shotgun sequence, the following are encoded in one genomic region:
- the LOC134291646 gene encoding uncharacterized protein LOC134291646: protein MKPITFESIRNLLKTKKKQKDKSSIDQSFKRSDSFKRISIRKSYLERGRKRNAAAVLRSSTKNLVNINEFEDQAKVIKQPDKLGKPSGSNNEASSSSGAKEDPPRPTRELTFEEKLESNDASLDEKIRALQEINDRYISENQNLVEKAYEATKCVEKVKIKKPPRPSKLKKTREAEVQKSHPIDLKSKSTESINTLTSTDTIESHSRSKNVSHVNINATDVIPEEDESTVYSYEPEAQSTCRKTEDTDDKSFYSISTFTIESNTMNNTNASSKKSFRSSFSTSTKTKELPTLVTIKTYCEPNAFMQSTTHVNERYLETSFDSYPEDTLTQSVAKSDIVLTKSSSLQKAQPNAEKLPLDVKTSSLKDTRPKINTQTFKMIRSKSREGIVIRIPAIDSDPDPTEKKKNPDKEPDNLNRQLSNDSALDLIDVDIKVDEKDMLQNVVELKNQKNKYKKKVRKSAGKTATLDIEDCRNHTFKSHENFEVEKRSVAKERVEPKFIFPSNYFEEENNIFYDQTVYDETENPSPENSIPYALRIKENPFTKNKEFYSINTGRIWKQLNLGQEEDLSILSAAPRLTASKTKNESFKSMSSRDSGFSLTLTKPKNLFRRKSKKATLLQRRKPKLAVSRDGYFKRVMVVQRNSSKRKRSIRKPRMPSKDIFREMYDENWTKLGDDFGDQQAPDFARDFENFCNTHRYNQEMHDLEAFYEEHLKRLRHYYIQKKKLNEAAIKEFYRDYNGEGGEEDNDYYDTFIATRNDTIRFKSDVQKKYFQDKETETSLEFMFPHPDKRKASPASAKQKPKTRKHLFHEVRPYGSSLEPLSYVETRLLNGSESGQDPLKFRRSSDANFQLLAPAKVDRPLDGAKSNAAAKEGQVHEISLANVFPSVDGKTKPDHPKKGENECDDDDDDDEEFSENEFLINSIGENLYCLRCEKVNSDCECYDDTTETANTNSNDNDEEEEGGESGEGACVVLGAEGEEDDEDDENYCDVFEFDDINIVHVNHKKKVKRKKSKKRVRKNHSTLRRGGYWGKLDFDWFSREFWAVGAGLSRFEAGLILVKLSAWC from the coding sequence ATGAAGCCGATCACGTTCGAATCGATCCGGAATCTGCTCAAAACAAAGAAAAAGCAAAAAGACAAATCTAGCATCGATCAGAGCTTCAAGCGAAGCGATTCGTTCAAGCGTATTAGCATTCGTAAAAGCTACCTCGAACGTGGCCGGAAACGCAATGCAGCCGCCGTACTACGCAGCTCGACGAAGAATCTGGTCAACATCAACGAGTTTGAAGACCAGGCCAAGGTCATCAAACAACCGGACAAGTTAGGGAAACCATCCGGTAGTAACAATGAAGCCAGTAGTTCTTCCGGTGCAAAGGAGGATCCCCCTCGTCCAACTCGCGAACTCACGTTCGAAGAGAAATTGGAATCCAATGACGCGTCGTTGGATGAGAAGATCCGCGCACTACAGGAAATCAACGATCGCTATATTAGCGAAAATCAAAATCTTGTCGAGAAAGCGTATGAGGCTACAAAATGTGTTGAAAAGGTTAAAATCAAAAAGCCTCCAAGGCCTTCAAAGCTCAAAAAGACTCGCGAAGCTGAAGTGCAGAAGTCGCATCCCATTGATCTCAAATCGAAGAGCACGGAGTCCATCAATACGCTTACCTCGACTGACACGATAGAATCCCATAGTCGTTCCAAGAACGTATCTCACGTAAATATAAACGCTACGGATGTCATTCCAGAAGAGGACGAAAGTACTGTCTATTCCTACGAGCCAGAAGCTCAATCAACCTGTAGAAAAACCGAGGACACCGATGACAAGTCCTTCTACAGCATCAGTACCTTCACGATCGAAAGCAACACCATGAACAATACCAACGCTTCATCGAAAAAATCATTCCGCAGTAGCTTCAGTACGTCCACCAAAACCAAAGAGCTCCCCACTTTGGTAACCATCAAAACGTACTGCGAACCGAACGCTTTCATGCAATCCACCACCCACGTCAATGAGCGGTACCTAGAAACCAGCTTCGACAGCTATCCGGAAGACACGCTCACGCAATCAGTTGCCAAATCTGACATCGTCCTCACAAAGTCCTCCAGCCTGCAGAAAGCGCAGCCAAATGCAGAAAAACTCCCACTCGACGTTAAAACATCTTCCCTCAAGGACACCCGTCCGAAAATCAACACCCAGACATTCAAGATGATCCGCAGCAAATCCAGGGAAGGCATCGTGATACGAATACCAGCCATCGACAGCGATCCCGATCCCACCGAGAAAAAGAAAAACCCTGATAAGGAACCGGACAACCTCAATCGACAGCTCAGCAATGATTCCGCGCTGGACCTGATCGACGTGGACATCAAAGTTGACGAGAAGGACATGCTGCAGAATGTGGTGGAGCTGAAAAACCAAAAGAACAAGTACAAGAAGAAGGTGCGGAAATCGGCCGGGAAAACGGCGACGCTGGATATCGAGGACTGCCGAAATCACACGTTCAAAAGTCATGAAAACTTCGAGGTGGAAAAACGTTCCGTGGCGAAGGAACGCGTTGAACCCAAGTTCATCTTCCCCAGCAACTACTTTGAGGAAGAAAACAATATCTTCTACGATCAGACGGTGTACGACGAAACGGAGAATCCGTCACCTGAGAATAGCATTCCGTATGCGCTGCGGATAAAAGAGAATCCTTTCACAAAGAATAAAGAATTCTATTCCATCAACACGGGTCGAATATGGAAACAGCTAAACCTGGGTCAAGAGGAAGACTTGTCCATTCTGTCGGCAGCTCCACGACTGACCGCTTCCAAAACTAAGAATGAATccttcaaatcaatgtcatcCCGGGACTCCGGCTTCAGTTTGACTCTCACAAAACCGAAGAATCTATTCCGCCGGAAATCGAAAAAGGCCACACTTCTGCAACGAAGGAAGCCCAAACTGGCGGTCAGTCGAGATGGCTACTTCAAACGGGTCATGGTTGTGCAACGGAACTCGTCGAAGCGGAAACGCTCCATCAGAAAACCGCGCATGCCAAGCAAAGACATTTTTCGCGAAATGTACGACGAAAACTGGACCAAGCTGGGTGACGATTTCGGTGATCAGCAAGCACCCGATTTCGCGCGGGATTTCGAAAACTTTTGCAACACCCACCGGTACAACCAGGAGATGCATGACCTGGAAGCATTCTACGAGGAACATCTCAAACGACTGCGGCACTACTACATCCAGAAGAAGAAACTAAACGAGGCCGCGATTAAGGAGTTCTACCGGGACTACAACGGCGAAGGCGGGGAGGAGGATAACGACTACTACGACACGTTCATTGCTACCCGGAACGACACGATCCGGTTCAAAAGCGATGTCCAGAAGAAGTACTTTCAGGACAAGGAGACGGAAACGTCGCTGGAGTTTATGTTTCCGCATCCTGACAAGCGGAAGGCGAGCCCGGCGTCCGCCAAGCAAAAACCAAAAACCCGAAAGCACCTGTTCCACGAGGTTCGCCCATACGGAAGCTCTCTGGAACCACTGAGCTACGTCGAAACGAGGTTGCTGAATGGTTCCGAGTCAGGTCAGGACCCACTGAAGTTCCGCCGCTCGTCGGACGCAAATTTCCAACTGCTGGCACCGGCGAAAGTGGACCGGCCCTTGGATGGGGCAAAGAGTAATGCCGCGGCGAAAGAAGGTCAAGTGCACGAAATTTCCCTTGCAAACGTGTTCCCGTCGGTCGATGGGAAAACGAAACCGGACCATCCGAAGAAAGGCGAAAACGAgtgtgacgatgatgatgacgatgacgaagaGTTTAGTGAAAATGAGTTCTTGATCAACAGCATAGGCGAAAACCTGTACTGTTTGCGGTGTGAGAAGGTGAACAGTGATTGCGAGTGTTACGATGACACGACGGAAACGGCCAACACGAATAGCAACGACaatgacgaagaagaagaaggtggtgAATCCGGGGAGGGGGCTTGTGTGGTGTTGGGCGCGGAAGGTGAAGaagacgacgaggatgacgaaaatTATTGCGATGTGTTTGAATTCGACGATATCAATATCGTGCACGTGAACCATAAGAAGAAAGTGAAGAGGAAAAAGTCGAAGAAGCGGGTGAGGAAAAACCACTCGACCTTGAGGCGCGGCGGCTACTGGGGTAAGTTGGATTTTGATTGGTTTTCCAGGGAGTTTTGGGCTGTGGGTGCGGGACTGTCGCGTTTTGAAGCTGGTTTAATTTTGGTAAAGCTGTCGGCGTGGTGTTGA